One Klebsiella electrica genomic window, GCTTCTTCGCCTGCAGGGGCTGTCCCCCGGCGCGGAGAAAAATGACGTGGTGAGCGCCTGTTTAACCCTCAGCCACAGCCGGATGCTGATGGCCGGCGGACAACCGCTGGCGGCGGCGCGGCAGCTCGATACGCTGGCCGCTGAGCAGGAGCGCGGCGGCGAGTGGCTGTTTGCGGTACGCCTGCGGCTTATGCAGGCCATTGCCCTGTGGCGCGCCGGAGAACAGGAGCGGGCGATAACGCTGGGGATCCCGACGCTGCGTCGCGCCTTTCAGCAGAAGCTGTGGCGCAGCCTGCTCGATGGCGGAGAGGAGATGGCCTCATTGCTGGCGGCAATTCAGCAACGCGGGGGGCACGATGAGGGCTTCAGCGAGGCGCTGGCGCAGCATCTCGCCAGATTCAGCGCGGCCGGAGTCCTGCCGCTGGCCAGCCGTCGGGCGCCCGCGCAGCTTCGCCTGACCGAGCGGGAGCAGCAGACGCTGGGGCTGATCGCCGAAGGCTACTCCAATAAAGAGATCGCCCGGGCCTTAGGAATTACTGCCGAAACCGTGAAATGGCATCTCAAACAGCTGTACGAAAAGCTACAGGTCAATGGTCGGATTCAGGCGTTGAATCGGGCGCGCGAGTGGCAGTTATTCGACTGACGCGCAAGCGGCGCCTCAGCGCGCCTGTTGCCCCAGATTCTCCAGCGCCGGGCCGCGGTAATCCCCGCCTAAGGCCTTAATCAGCGTAATGTCGCTGCTCAACCGCTGCGCCTGGATATCCAGCAGGAGCAGTTGTTGAGCGATGACGGGCCGACGCGCTTCCTGAGCCGCATAGTAGCTGACCAGCCCTCGCTGATAGTGGGCGCTGGCGCTGCGGGAGGTGGCCATGGCGGCCGTCACCTTCAGCTTCTGTAACACCACCTGCTGATTCAGATCGTTCAGCTCGCTGGAGCCGATCGCCACATCGCGCACGGCATCCAGTACCGCCTGGTTGTACTGCTTGATCAGAATATTGCTGGCGGTACGGACCGATTGCAGATTGGCATTCAGTCGGCCGCCGTCGAACAGAGGCAGATACAGGCCTGGCAGCAGGTTGAACTGCTGGAAGGACGATTTAAACAGATCCCCGACGCTCAGGGCGTTGTATCCCCAGAATGCCTTGATATCAAAGTGCGGGTAAAATGCCGCTTTCGCCGCATCGACCTGGCTTAACGATGCCGTGACATAGCCGCGCAGCGCCTGGAGGTCCGGGCGGCGGGCCAGCAGTTCAAAGGAGAGCGAGTCGGGCAGCGTCTCCTGTAGCGTCGGCAGCGGGACCGGGTGGATCTCCGGCATGCTGTGCGCATCGGCACCGATCAGCGCCCGCAATGTTTCCCGGTACTGCGTCAACGTCCCGTTTGCCGTAATCACCTGTTGTTGCGCCGCCAGCAGCTCGGCCTGGGCATTGGCGATATCCACGCTATCCTCAACGCCGCGCCGGGTGCGGTGCTCATGCGCCTGCACAGAGAGACGGGCAATCTCTTCCAGTTGATGCAACAAGGCAATCTTCTGGAAGGTGGCCTGCATGGCAAAGTACAGCTGCGCCACGCTGCTGGCGAGATCCAGCTCGATTCCGGCCGTTTCGGCCTGCCGCGCATTTTTCTCGCCAATGGCGGCGGCAACGCGGGCGCGATCGGCTCCCCACAAATCAATATTCAGCGTGGCGCCGACGCCGACGGTATTCAGCGTGTACCACGGACCGTTTTTATCGACCGGCAGCGAATAAGAGTAGGGCCAGGTGAACTGTTTGTTGGTAACCCGCAGCCGGTTCTGGGCCGCCACGGCGGTGGCCTGGACGCCCATTGCCGACTGCGCCAGCTCAATGGTGGACTGCGATTGCGCAATCCGCAGCCGGGCGGCCTGCAGGGTCGGGGAGTTTTGCAGCGCGCGGTTGACCAGCATATTGAGCTGGGCATCGTGATAGCCTTCCCACCATCTGGCCGCTGGCCAGCCGCTGTTGGCGAGGTGAATCACCTGCGCGAGTTCAGCCTGCTGCGGGTTTACGATAGTGACCTGGCCCGGATCGTCCTGAATTAAGGCGCAGCCGGTAACCAGCGTCAGGGCGAAGGCGAGCGGTGAGTAGCGCAGGAAGCGGGCTGCGGTGTCCATTTTTCTCATGACTTATCTGCCTGTCGCGAAAGCGCTGAAGGGGCGGACGACCAGCCTGGCAATGTCGTCAGCAGGGTGACCAGCGGGGGGCCAAAAGGATTGCCGGGGTCGGGCTGAAGCTCGCCGAACGGCATGGGCGTCTGCTGCTGGTCGATATCATCGGCGTAGGTCTCAAGCGACCCGGCGCAGCGGCGCAGAAAGGTATCTCCCGGGGCGGCGTACAGCCGGTAGCCTTCGCTGAAGCGCACGATTTCGAGGGCCTGCGTCCAGGTGGCCTTCACCGGCCAGGTTTTCGCCTCGGGATGCGGGTGGGCATATGCATTCAGCGGTTCAGCCGCCACCCGATGCATCAGCGTTTCGGCGCGGTTCAGGGCGTGAAACAGCGGGACTAATTTCACCTCGTCGCGACTGGCGCGCAGGTCATTCGCAATCCGCCGGTAGAGGTCGGCCAGCCGCGATTTGAGCTGCGGGGCTTCACTATCCGGCCACAGGTAGAGGTGGACAATCGAAGAGACCAGTACGCCGAGCAAAATACCGATGACGCGATCGCGCAGTTCGGTCAAATTAGTCAGTGGCCCAAACCAGCTGAGAAACGCCAGCGAGAAGGTAAAACCGATCTGAATCCCGGCGTAGGCGATGCGTTCAGACCCCGAGGCTATCCAGGCCGACAGCGCCATCACCGGCAGAGTCATCGCCAGCAGACCGACGAGTGATTCGCTATGCGGCTGAATAAACACGATCATTAGCAGCGCCAGCAGGGTAGCGAGCAGGGCGCCGCCGATGCGCAGCCAGGTCTTCTGCAGCGTCGCGCCGAGCCCCGGCTGAGCGACAATCACGCAGCTGAGCATAATTGTGTGGATCCCCTGCCAGTCGGCGGCGGTATAAAAAACGTAGCACAGCAGCGTTGCCAGCAGCGTTTTGAGCGCGAAGTGCAAATAGGCGGGGTTCGACCAGGCGTCAGGCAGCAGCAGAGGCGCTTTTTCCTCTTCCCCCGCCGGCAGCGGCACCGGTTCGCCGCGCGCCAGCTGGTTCAGCGTAGTCGCCATCTCCTGCAAAATAACAGGGTTTGCCGTATCCCGCGCAGTGGCCTCCGGCAGGATTGCCGGGAGAGTGCTGACGTCCAGATTCTGCGCCAGCGTCGAGAGCGCGGCGGCAAGCTGTAGACGCCCGGCGGAAGGGGCCTCTTCCGGCTGAAGCAGCGCGGCCAGGTGATAGCAGTGAAGGGTGGCGGCCATCAGGGATTGCCACGCCTGCGGGCTGTCGGCTATCTCGGGGCTGGAGCGGGTCGCCTGCTTATACAGCGACTGAAGCTCGGCGAACTGTCGGGCAATTTCTTTGAACGTCGGCGCAGAGCTGGCATTCGGTCGGGCGAGAAGCGTCGCCACCTCGCGGAGCAAAACCACCATCCTCGCTTTGAACTGATAGCCGGGAAAAGCCTGCTGAAAACCGGCGTTGACCAGCAGCGTGACCACAATGGCGAGGTTGATGGCTACCCACAGCCAGAGCAGCAGGCGCACCAGAATCTCACTTTGGCTGGTCATCGAGGGGAACGTCTGCGCGTAGATAACCACCAGAGCGACGACGAAAAAGGCCATCCCCAGCTTGCCCAGCACCCGCATCAGATAGATGGCGCCGAAAAACAGCACGACCGAGGCGACCAGGCGGATCAGCGGGTAGTCATAAGTCCATTTGATGATCAGCAGCACACCGCCCAGCGCCACGCTGACGGTGAGGAAAAAGACCACGCTCACCAGCTTTATCATCAGCACGTTGGGCTGGCTGACGTAAAACACCACGATCAGCGCCACGGCTAAAAAAGGGATCTGCAGGGCCATAAACAGGGCGATCAGCACCGCGCAGCTCAGGGTCAGACGCAGGGTGTAGTTTGCCCGTCCCGGTGCGTCGCGGAGTTCGCGGGTGAGAAATGACCAGAGGTTCTGCATAGCGCCTCCTTACTGAGGCTGAAGAACGGCGCTGGCGGAGGCACCCATGCGGAAGAGTTCGGGGTCAGGATCTTTTACCGCGATCTTCACCGGGAAACGCTGCGACACATGAACCCAGTTGATGCTCTTCTGAATAATCGGCAGGCCTTCAATCACGCTCCCGCCTTCAGGCAGCACGCCGGAGCCGACGGAATCGACCACGCCGGCGAACGATTTATCATGGTTGGTCATGATGGTGACTCTGGCCGCTACGCCGGGGCGGACGTTTTTAAGATCGGTTTCGCGGAAGTTGGCGATGACATACCAGCGATCGTCATCCATTAAGGTAAACACCGGTTTTAACGCCGAAGCGTACTGGCCGACGGTGGTTTTTAGCGCCACCACCACGCCGTTAAATGGCGCCCGGACTTCGGTAAACTCCAGGTGCAGTTCCGCCAGCGCGATCTGCGCCAGAATCCCCGCCCGCTGGGCAACCATGGCGTCAACGCCGGTGACGGCGGCCGAGGCCTGTTTCGCTTGCAGCAGGGTGGCGTCGAGTTCCGCGCGGGCGGCTTTTTCGGCGGTTCGCGCCTGGTCGAGATCTTCTTGCGACGCGAAGCCCTGCGGGACTAACGGCTCAAGACGCGTACGTGACGAGGTGGTCTGTTTAACCAGCGCCTTTGCGCGCTCTACCGCGGCGGCGACGGACTGGGCGTTGTACTCCTGGGCCTTGATTGTGCGCCGGGTCAGCATGATTTGCGCATCCAGGGTGGCCAGCCTCGCCCGGGCATCATCGAGCATCGCCTGGTACGGGCGCGGATCGAGACGAAACAGCAGATCGCCTTTTTTCACCCGCTGGTTGTCGCGGATCGGCATCTCCACGATCCGGCCGCTCACCTCCGGCACCACGTCGATGGTATCGGTGTAGACGTAGGCATCGTTGGTTTCCGGCGAGGTCTGAAGCTGCCAGATAACCAGGATAAGCGCCACGATCGCGGCGAGGACGAGGGCCAGCAGAGGCCACTTTTTCCGTAATACGCTTGAGCTGGAGTTTGTCATAGGGGCTTAGTACACAAAGAAAAGGAACCACAGGAGCGTGGCGAACAGGAACATCAGAGCCAGGTAGCTAAATACCAGCGGAGAAAAACGCGATTGCCAGCCTTTGCGGACGATCAGGATATGACAGGGTATGAGTAACAACACGCCGCCCAATAAACAGAAGAACCAGCCAGGAAATGCGGCGCCTAATACCGGAATCGCTGGTGATAATGAACAACCAGAGAGAAAGGAGAACATAAATAATAGCGCCGGGCGGGCCAGCTTCACTCGATAATTCAAAGGATAGTTCCTGAGCACTCATACCATTGTGGTGTGAGTTTAATCGCCCTTTCGGCGAAATAAAAGCGAATGGGGAAATTCGCATGCGCTATTTTAACTGGGTAATCAAGGTCGAGGCTGAGGTTGTAGTGAATATAAAATCGTTTATTTCGCATTAATACAGACAGTTCAGCACAAATATGAGCGGAGGTTTTGGGATATCCTCATAGCTGGTCTGCGCTGGCAGGACTATGCTTAGCTCCTGAACAATAAAAACAACTGAGGCAATGTCATGGATAAGGAATTACTGGAGGCGGGCTACCGCGCATATACCGGAGAGAGGATTGATGTCTACTTCAACACGGACATCTGCCAGCACTCGGGAAACTGCGTTCGCGGTAGCGCAAAACTCTTCAACCTGAAGCGTAAACCGTGGATCATCCCGGATGAAGTGGATGTCGCCACCGTCGTGCGGGTAATCGACACCTGCCCGAGCGGCGCTCTGAAGTATCGCCAGAAATAAGCGAGGAAATGATGGAAATACTGGAAGGTCATAACAAGTTTTACGTCAATGATGCGGCGGGGAATCAGGTGGCGGAAATTGTTTTTGTCCCCACCGGCGAGCATCTCAGCATTATTGAACATACCGATGTCGATGAGAGCCTGAAAGGGCAGGGGGTGGGTAAACAGCTGGTGGCGAAAGTGGTGGAAAAGATGCGCGCAGAGCAGCGTAAAATTATCCCACTCTGTCCCTTCGCTAAACATGAGTTTGATAATACCCGCGAGTACGATGATATCCGGGCCTGAAATAAAGGCACCGGTCTCAGCCGGTGCTCAATTATTGGTGATGAAGGGCGGTTGCATCCGGGATGCCTGTTTCTGCCGCTGATGGCGAATAATAGTCATGCACCAGTATGGCTCCAGCGTATCGCATAATGTCCATCATCGCTGTCGGCGCGTTTTTGCAATCAGCTCGCGCCTTCATTTTCCAGCTTCTGCCTTTTGCGCAGATGCGGGAAAATGGTCATCCATATCGCGACCACCACCAGCGTGCCAATCCCGCCAAGCGCCGCGGCCGGTACGGCGCCGATCCACGCCGCCAGCAGGCCGGATTCAAATTCCCCCAGTTGGTTTGAGGTATTAATGAAGATGGCGTTCACCGCATTCACGCGACCGCGCATATCGTCTGGCGTATCCAGCTGCACCAGCGCGCCGCGAATCACCATGCTCACCATATCAAACCCGCCCAGCGCGGCCAGTGCCAGCAGGGAAAGCCACAGCCGGGCAGAAAGCGCAAACACCAGCGTCGCCAGGCCAAAGCCGGCCACCGAGGCGAACATGATCAGACCCACGTTCTTCTCCAGCTTGTGGCGACTGAGCCAGACGCCCACCAGCAGCGCACCGACCGATGGCGCACCGCGCAGCATCCCCAGTCCCCAGGGGCCGGTATGGAGAATATCCTGAGCGAAGATCGGTAACAGCGCCGTCGCGCCGCCAAGAAGGACGGCAAACAGATCGAGCGAAATCACGCCCAGCACATCTTTTCGCTCGCGGATAAAATGTACCCCGGCAAACAGGTTCTTGAGGTTCATCGGCAGGCGGGTTTGCGGCGGCCGCTCGTAGCGCAGTTGGCTCACCAGCACAAGAGAGAGCAGGTAGAACAGCGCGGATACGCCATACACCACCTCCGGACCCGCCACGTACAGCAGACCGCCAAGGGTGGGGCCGATAATCACCGCCGCCTGTCCTCCGACGGAACTGGCCGCCATCGCGCGCGCAAGGATCGGCGGCGGCACCAGCGTCGGCAGCATCGAAGTGATCGCCGGCCACTCCAGCGCTTTTGCCACCGAGATTAAAAAGACCAGCCCCCAGATTTCAATTTTGTCCGCCCAATGCAGTAGCGTCAGGGCGACCAGCCCGAGTAATGCGACCCATTCAATAAACTGCCCAAGCAGCACGATCCGCCGCCGATCGAACTGATCCGCAAGGTGTCCCGCAGGGAGAGCCAGCAGGACCGAGGGTAAGAATTGCATCAGACCGATCATCCCGAGCGCCATCGCGCTATGGGTGATGGCGTAAATTTGCCAGCTAACGGCAACCGAAAACATCTGAAAACCAAATGATGAACAGGTGCGCGCCAGCCAAAAGGTGACGAACGACCTGTGCCGCAGCAGTGAATCTTCCGCTGCGGATACCTGTGAACCCATAGTCTTATCCCATTTAAAGCCAATATTCCGCCCGGCATCATCGTGGCGGTCTGGTGTGAAGTCCGTCAGGGACTTTCATTATTTTTACCACCTGACAAGGTGCGGCATCTTGTGTCTTCGGGCAGTGGCAAGGCGTGCGCTTTGCCACCCGGCGCTTAGCGTAAACTGGTTTAAGTCTATGCCCCTGGTCGCAGGCGTGTTATTTGCGGAGCGAGACGGGCATAGGCTGTGCGTGTGGCTGGCTCGTGAGGGCGTTGAGGTGGCTTTTTGCGCACGGTGGGCTGAGGATATTCAAAAAACCTGCGGCATCATCACTGTGGAAGGTGGCATCGCCAAAGGGTATCCCTGTGATTTAGCCCGGCCTGAATCTCTTTCTCACTTTTCTGCCCGGCTGTCAGCTTCAGACAAGCTCATCGACATTTTAATCCTCAATGCTGCGCAGCGGTTGTCAGGCACATCTGACGGGTATCCTAAAGCAAAAATTATCACTACCGTCAGTTCAGTCCTGATAGGTTCGATTCTGCTGATGCAGGCGTTGCTGCCCGGGCTACGGCGTTCAGAGAGTGCGGATATCGTCGCAATCATCTCTACATGCGGTATGCCGAATTTTACGGATTCCATTACTCATCCCGCTTTTTTCGCCAGTAAACATAAGATTCGCGGGTTTGTAACTAAGTTGTCACAGCAGCTCCCGGAAGAAAATGTACGGGTTACCGGGCTCTACCCAGCGGATTTCGAACTGACGGGATTAGATACCATTATCAGGAGTCAATCGAGAATGGGGGAGCGTCTGATGAACGGGCGGTCGGTCTGGGAGAGGATGCGTTTTGTGCTGGCTCAACCGCGTAGTTGCCATAATAAGTCACATCTACTTCCAGGGCCCAACCCACGAAGCACTGCAATCGTAGTAGGTGAAATCGAACTTCCCGCGCGCGCAGCACTTCAGGCTAAGTACAAGGGATGATCGAATAAAAAAGAGGGTTGACACGTTTACACGTTAAACATCCCCAAGGATTATCAACATGACGCGTATCGTGCCTGTCATCGCCCTGGAATTTCTGCTCAGCTCCTTTTCGTTATATGCCAGCCCGGTTGACTACCTTATCAACACGCAGGAAACCACCATTACCCTCTCCTGGCATGCATTTGGCGATATGTCTGAGGCCACTCTGAGAAATGTAACGGGTGATATCTCACTCAATGCCGGAAACGATAGAGACGACAATATCCATGTTGCCATTCCGGTGGCGACGCTGAATGCCTCTAACCGGCTGTTAACCTATCAGATGAAAAGCGCTCTCTTTTTTGACGCTGAACGCTATCCGAACATTACGTTCACCAGTAGTCGGGTGGTGGCTCTGGGGCAGGGCCATTATCGGATTCTGGGCACCCTGGCGGTTAAGAATGTCGCGCGCCCGGTCATTCTGGATGCCTCACTGAACGGGAAAACCGCCGGACCTGGCGGGGCGGAGAACATTTCCCTGGATGCATCAACAACGATTTCACGCTCAGCATTCAACATGGCCAGTTTCGCGGTGTTGGTTGATGACAACGTGACAATCAATATTGCGATTCAGGCCCGCCTGCACCAGGCACGTCTAAACGTGCATTAACTGGCGCGCCTCTTTTGCTATGAAAGCGCCGCCTGCAAGGTGAGCGCGTTTTGCTTCAGTTGGGAAGCGGGGTTACGCACTGCTTTGTCGTACTGTCATACACCTGCCCGCTGGGGCAATCCGGCGTTTTGCTGTCGCTGTTATCCTCCCCGGCGGCAAAAACTGGAGCGATCGCAACATTTTCGTCGTAAGGGAAAACAGCGGCTGCCAGTGCATAACCCGGCACCACTGGCGACGCCGCAAGCCGGACAGAAATCCTGGATTTTTACCTGTTCAGAACACTGAATGAAGCGCGGGAAATCACAGAACGCTGGCTGGGTGAATATAACAGTGAGCGACCTCATGAATCCCTGAATAATCTGACGCCGGAAGAGTACCGGCTGATGGCTGAAAAAGCGGAAATCTCAAAAAGTGCGTGGAACTAAAACAGGTGTGCTTACACCCGCTGCTGCTCATCGATAACTGGCGGACTACTCCCGTTAGTCCCGCTGCGACGGCGAACCGGGTGCCAGGGGTTCTGCCATCAATCCGCAATGGCGGTTTCAATCGGTATCGGGACTGAGGCTTAAATGAGAATCCCGACCCGGATGGTCGGTTTTTTCATGCCGGGCGGAAGTGGAACTCGAGGGCGACTTATCCGGCAATACTGGTAGGGTGGCGTCCTGGTGAAAAGCGCTGAATAAGATCCTCCAGGTTATCGCCAGTGACCGGCGGTGAGATGATATAGCCCTGGAAACGATCGATTCCCAACGCCTTCAGCATATTGAATTTTTCCAGGCTATCGACCCCCTCAGCAATGCAGCGACTGCCGGAGAGCTGGCAGTAATAGATCAGGCTCTTGATCAGCGCCAGCGCGTGCGGATCCCGCTGCAGATCGTTCACGATACTGATATCCAGCTTGTACTCATTAAAGCGCACGGTGCGGACCGGAAACAGGACGCTGCTGCGTGAAAAGCAGTCGTCGAGCATGATGCGAAAGCCCTGCTGCTGTAAGTGGGTGATCGTGTCGCCCGTTTTACTGTGCAGGTTAAGATCGACAGTTTCGGCAAATTCCAGTACCAGCCTCTCGCCCTGCTGCGGTTCCTGTAACTGCTGACGCGCCGCCTCCATCATCCGGATAATGTTGGCGTTGGTGGCGATGATCGGCGGGATGTTAATCGCGAAATAATAGTCGCCCGGGTATTGATTGATGTTCTGCACGGCCTCCTGCAGGACGAACGCCGTGAGCAGCAGCCAGGCATACTCCGAGCGTATCTGCGGCAAAAACTCGCCGGGCAACAGCACATTGCTATTGCGTCGCCAGCGCGACAGCACCTCGATGCCCTGCAACATCAGGCGACCATCGGTGATGGGCTGAAACACCGGGAAAATTTGCCGACAGTGAATGGCATGGATGAATTCACGTTCAAAAGCGGAGAGCGCGGCGACCGCGCTCGTTTTCTGCCCTTTGGTGTGGCTGCCGGGGAAACGGCTGGCCAGATGGGGATGATGTTCAACCATCTTTTTCAGTCCTGAGCTTCTCTGGGTGTAGAGGGTTTTGTGACTAAGCCCCCGACGT contains:
- a CDS encoding FUSC family protein, which codes for MQNLWSFLTRELRDAPGRANYTLRLTLSCAVLIALFMALQIPFLAVALIVVFYVSQPNVLMIKLVSVVFFLTVSVALGGVLLIIKWTYDYPLIRLVASVVLFFGAIYLMRVLGKLGMAFFVVALVVIYAQTFPSMTSQSEILVRLLLWLWVAINLAIVVTLLVNAGFQQAFPGYQFKARMVVLLREVATLLARPNASSAPTFKEIARQFAELQSLYKQATRSSPEIADSPQAWQSLMAATLHCYHLAALLQPEEAPSAGRLQLAAALSTLAQNLDVSTLPAILPEATARDTANPVILQEMATTLNQLARGEPVPLPAGEEEKAPLLLPDAWSNPAYLHFALKTLLATLLCYVFYTAADWQGIHTIMLSCVIVAQPGLGATLQKTWLRIGGALLATLLALLMIVFIQPHSESLVGLLAMTLPVMALSAWIASGSERIAYAGIQIGFTFSLAFLSWFGPLTNLTELRDRVIGILLGVLVSSIVHLYLWPDSEAPQLKSRLADLYRRIANDLRASRDEVKLVPLFHALNRAETLMHRVAAEPLNAYAHPHPEAKTWPVKATWTQALEIVRFSEGYRLYAAPGDTFLRRCAGSLETYADDIDQQQTPMPFGELQPDPGNPFGPPLVTLLTTLPGWSSAPSALSRQADKS
- the mdtN gene encoding multidrug transporter subunit MdtN, whose translation is MTNSSSSVLRKKWPLLALVLAAIVALILVIWQLQTSPETNDAYVYTDTIDVVPEVSGRIVEMPIRDNQRVKKGDLLFRLDPRPYQAMLDDARARLATLDAQIMLTRRTIKAQEYNAQSVAAAVERAKALVKQTTSSRTRLEPLVPQGFASQEDLDQARTAEKAARAELDATLLQAKQASAAVTGVDAMVAQRAGILAQIALAELHLEFTEVRAPFNGVVVALKTTVGQYASALKPVFTLMDDDRWYVIANFRETDLKNVRPGVAARVTIMTNHDKSFAGVVDSVGSGVLPEGGSVIEGLPIIQKSINWVHVSQRFPVKIAVKDPDPELFRMGASASAVLQPQ
- a CDS encoding GNAT family N-acetyltransferase: MEILEGHNKFYVNDAAGNQVAEIVFVPTGEHLSIIEHTDVDESLKGQGVGKQLVAKVVEKMRAEQRKIIPLCPFAKHEFDNTREYDDIRA
- a CDS encoding MFS transporter, coding for MGSQVSAAEDSLLRHRSFVTFWLARTCSSFGFQMFSVAVSWQIYAITHSAMALGMIGLMQFLPSVLLALPAGHLADQFDRRRIVLLGQFIEWVALLGLVALTLLHWADKIEIWGLVFLISVAKALEWPAITSMLPTLVPPPILARAMAASSVGGQAAVIIGPTLGGLLYVAGPEVVYGVSALFYLLSLVLVSQLRYERPPQTRLPMNLKNLFAGVHFIRERKDVLGVISLDLFAVLLGGATALLPIFAQDILHTGPWGLGMLRGAPSVGALLVGVWLSRHKLEKNVGLIMFASVAGFGLATLVFALSARLWLSLLALAALGGFDMVSMVIRGALVQLDTPDDMRGRVNAVNAIFINTSNQLGEFESGLLAAWIGAVPAAALGGIGTLVVVAIWMTIFPHLRKRQKLENEGAS
- a CDS encoding YceI family protein codes for the protein MTRIVPVIALEFLLSSFSLYASPVDYLINTQETTITLSWHAFGDMSEATLRNVTGDISLNAGNDRDDNIHVAIPVATLNASNRLLTYQMKSALFFDAERYPNITFTSSRVVALGQGHYRILGTLAVKNVARPVILDASLNGKTAGPGGAENISLDASTTISRSAFNMASFAVLVDDNVTINIAIQARLHQARLNVH
- a CDS encoding YtcA family lipoprotein, whose product is MFSFLSGCSLSPAIPVLGAAFPGWFFCLLGGVLLLIPCHILIVRKGWQSRFSPLVFSYLALMFLFATLLWFLFFVY
- a CDS encoding EAL domain-containing protein; translation: MSTSNGDATQASPPVDYILSPCAMAGEGLSAMMDDGGGLPPPRRLFPQLHEALLIPDIVTVRRIVVFLPDDPFWLLLTLRQAALLLKHSAVPLPMLILSRSPANWLWQTLLHQVGRPRHLAWVRAVASDLPCRQLAALLRPDGGQSYPLLAQLASQERVICAKPAAGVSKPELSTALDWLRGFSINDQAQRRGLSHKTLYTQRSSGLKKMVEHHPHLASRFPGSHTKGQKTSAVAALSAFEREFIHAIHCRQIFPVFQPITDGRLMLQGIEVLSRWRRNSNVLLPGEFLPQIRSEYAWLLLTAFVLQEAVQNINQYPGDYYFAINIPPIIATNANIIRMMEAARQQLQEPQQGERLVLEFAETVDLNLHSKTGDTITHLQQQGFRIMLDDCFSRSSVLFPVRTVRFNEYKLDISIVNDLQRDPHALALIKSLIYYCQLSGSRCIAEGVDSLEKFNMLKALGIDRFQGYIISPPVTGDNLEDLIQRFSPGRHPTSIAG
- the yjdI gene encoding 4Fe-4S mono-cluster protein YjdI, whose product is MDKELLEAGYRAYTGERIDVYFNTDICQHSGNCVRGSAKLFNLKRKPWIIPDEVDVATVVRVIDTCPSGALKYRQK
- a CDS encoding MdtP family multidrug efflux transporter outer membrane subunit, with translation MDTAARFLRYSPLAFALTLVTGCALIQDDPGQVTIVNPQQAELAQVIHLANSGWPAARWWEGYHDAQLNMLVNRALQNSPTLQAARLRIAQSQSTIELAQSAMGVQATAVAAQNRLRVTNKQFTWPYSYSLPVDKNGPWYTLNTVGVGATLNIDLWGADRARVAAAIGEKNARQAETAGIELDLASSVAQLYFAMQATFQKIALLHQLEEIARLSVQAHEHRTRRGVEDSVDIANAQAELLAAQQQVITANGTLTQYRETLRALIGADAHSMPEIHPVPLPTLQETLPDSLSFELLARRPDLQALRGYVTASLSQVDAAKAAFYPHFDIKAFWGYNALSVGDLFKSSFQQFNLLPGLYLPLFDGGRLNANLQSVRTASNILIKQYNQAVLDAVRDVAIGSSELNDLNQQVVLQKLKVTAAMATSRSASAHYQRGLVSYYAAQEARRPVIAQQLLLLDIQAQRLSSDITLIKALGGDYRGPALENLGQQAR